Proteins encoded together in one Aeromonas encheleia window:
- a CDS encoding D-alanine--D-alanine ligase, with protein MKNMHVLLLCGGGGAEHEVSLRSATFLEQQLALLPNVEVTRVEMFADRWLSADGRECKLGLDKLLSFDSVARPVDYVVPCIHGYPGETGDLQSFLELAGLPYLGCDAEASKICFNKISTKLWFSALGIPNTPYLFLTEQDEAGIAEAKAALAKWGKVFIKAASQGSSVGCYSASNEAELVQGIKDAFGYSEQVLIEKAVKPRELEVAVYQYGDELVATYPGEICVPTDKFYTYEEKYSSASHTETALHAEGLTQAQSDAIQAYALKAFRQLKLTHLSRIDFFLTEEGEILLNEINTFPGMTSISMFPKLLEHHGHSFARFLEQILRKPA; from the coding sequence ATGAAGAACATGCATGTTTTGCTGCTGTGCGGCGGCGGTGGCGCCGAACACGAAGTCTCTCTGCGTAGTGCCACTTTCCTCGAGCAACAACTCGCCCTCCTGCCCAATGTCGAAGTGACCCGGGTCGAGATGTTTGCCGATCGCTGGCTCAGTGCCGACGGCCGCGAGTGCAAGCTGGGGCTGGACAAGCTGCTCTCCTTCGACAGCGTGGCCCGCCCGGTGGATTACGTGGTGCCCTGCATCCACGGCTACCCTGGCGAGACCGGCGATCTGCAATCCTTCCTCGAGCTGGCGGGCCTGCCTTATCTGGGTTGCGACGCCGAGGCGAGCAAGATCTGCTTCAACAAGATCAGCACCAAGCTGTGGTTCTCCGCCCTCGGTATCCCCAACACCCCCTATCTGTTCCTGACCGAGCAGGATGAGGCGGGGATCGCCGAGGCGAAAGCCGCCCTCGCCAAGTGGGGCAAGGTGTTCATCAAGGCCGCCTCTCAGGGCTCCTCCGTTGGCTGCTACTCCGCCAGCAACGAAGCCGAGCTGGTGCAGGGCATCAAGGACGCCTTCGGTTACTCCGAGCAGGTGCTGATCGAGAAGGCAGTCAAGCCGCGCGAGCTGGAAGTGGCTGTCTATCAGTACGGTGACGAGCTGGTGGCGACCTATCCGGGCGAGATCTGCGTGCCGACCGACAAGTTCTACACCTACGAAGAGAAGTACAGCAGCGCCAGCCACACCGAGACCGCCCTGCATGCGGAAGGCCTGACCCAGGCTCAGTCTGATGCCATCCAGGCCTATGCCCTCAAGGCATTCCGTCAGCTGAAGTTGACCCATCTGTCGCGCATCGACTTCTTCCTGACCGAGGAGGGGGAGATACTGCTCAACGAGATCAACACCTTCCCTGGCATGACCTCCATCTCCATGTTCCCGAAACTGCTGGAGCATCACGGTCACAGCTTCGCCCGCTTCCTCGAGCAGATCCTGCGCAAGCCCGCCTGA
- a CDS encoding DEAD/DEAH box helicase, with the protein MSFNELGLSPHILRAVKELGYEQPTPIQQQAIPAILAGQDVLGGAQTGTGKTAGFTLPMLHRLMANHGRGGRRQVRALVLTPTRELAAQVGESIIKYAHHLPFRTLIAYGGVSIKPNLDAIKLGVDILVATPGRLLDLLTQRALTLTELEVLVLDEADRMLDMGFITDIRRIMKALPEERQTLLFSATFSDEIKALADDLLKNPALIEVSPSNSTAEQVNQRIIKVDRERKRELLSHMIGRHNWQRVLVFVRTKQIADRLAHQMVKDGLDTVAIHGDKTQGARNRALADFREGKVRVLVATDIAARGLDIDHLPHVINFELPQVAEDYIHRIGRTGRAGRGGEAISLVSLDEQDQLKAIEALIGLSIPSEIMEGYEPSGKPTRQTLPGSKPVQNPPRDRGHANAKHNAKSASDKSGAKGKGKPAARGDAARKPAPARKREVVGEDIGFTPMRRLPKTQRDSYQDDSAEE; encoded by the coding sequence ATGTCATTCAATGAACTGGGTCTGTCACCGCACATACTGCGGGCCGTCAAGGAGTTGGGTTACGAACAGCCAACCCCCATCCAGCAGCAAGCCATCCCGGCCATTCTGGCAGGACAGGACGTGCTGGGCGGCGCCCAGACAGGCACAGGCAAGACGGCCGGTTTCACCCTGCCCATGTTGCATCGTCTGATGGCCAACCACGGCCGCGGCGGCCGTCGCCAGGTCCGCGCCCTGGTGCTGACCCCGACTCGCGAGCTGGCCGCCCAGGTGGGTGAAAGCATCATCAAGTACGCCCACCACCTGCCGTTCCGCACCCTGATCGCCTACGGCGGCGTCAGCATCAAGCCGAACCTGGACGCCATCAAACTCGGGGTCGACATCCTGGTCGCCACCCCGGGCCGCCTGCTGGATCTGCTGACCCAGCGCGCCCTCACCCTGACCGAGCTGGAAGTGCTGGTGCTGGATGAAGCGGATCGCATGCTCGACATGGGCTTCATCACCGACATTCGCCGCATCATGAAGGCGCTGCCGGAAGAGCGGCAGACCCTGCTGTTCTCCGCCACCTTCTCGGACGAGATCAAGGCACTGGCCGACGATCTGTTGAAAAATCCGGCCCTCATCGAGGTCAGCCCGAGCAACAGCACCGCCGAGCAGGTCAACCAGCGCATCATCAAGGTCGATCGCGAGCGCAAGCGCGAGCTGCTCTCCCACATGATCGGCCGCCATAACTGGCAGCGGGTGCTGGTGTTCGTGCGCACCAAGCAGATCGCCGACCGCCTCGCTCACCAGATGGTGAAAGATGGCCTGGATACCGTCGCCATTCACGGCGACAAGACTCAGGGGGCCCGCAACCGGGCGCTGGCCGACTTCCGGGAAGGCAAGGTCCGGGTGCTGGTCGCCACCGACATCGCCGCCCGTGGTCTGGACATCGATCATCTGCCCCACGTGATCAACTTCGAGCTGCCCCAGGTGGCCGAGGATTATATCCACCGTATCGGCCGTACCGGCCGGGCCGGCCGTGGCGGTGAGGCCATCTCCCTGGTCAGCCTGGATGAACAGGATCAGCTCAAGGCCATCGAAGCGCTGATCGGTCTGAGCATTCCGAGCGAGATCATGGAAGGCTACGAGCCGAGCGGCAAGCCGACCCGTCAGACCCTGCCGGGCAGCAAGCCGGTGCAGAACCCGCCGCGCGACCGTGGTCACGCCAACGCCAAGCACAATGCCAAGTCCGCCAGCGACAAGTCCGGCGCCAAGGGCAAAGGCAAACCAGCGGCCAGGGGCGATGCCGCCAGGAAGCCGGCCCCGGCGCGCAAGCGCGAGGTCGTGGGTGAAGACATCGGCTTCACCCCCATGCGCCGTCTGCCCAAGACCCAGCGTGACAGCTATCAGGACGACTCCGCCGAGGAGTAA
- a CDS encoding VC2662 family protein, which produces MKSLTLLLGSGTLALCGAAQASTPVQISLPGINLPASHQVEGARASFLYGRTGQVKGIDLPVFALSDVDQFTGLQLGIFFGAARVRHQFGGVAINAVNWHGGQDTGLNLGFVNLTNNVRGLNWGAVNIAQGNALANVGFVNYAERTTFQIGFVNATRHLDGLQIGLANYAENGIFPILPLINFKKSF; this is translated from the coding sequence ATGAAATCGCTCACCCTGCTGCTTGGCAGCGGCACGCTGGCCCTCTGCGGCGCCGCCCAGGCCAGTACTCCGGTCCAGATCTCGCTGCCCGGTATCAACCTGCCGGCGTCCCATCAGGTCGAGGGGGCGCGCGCCTCCTTCCTGTACGGTCGGACCGGGCAGGTGAAGGGAATCGACTTGCCCGTCTTCGCCCTCTCCGACGTGGATCAGTTCACCGGCTTGCAGCTCGGCATCTTCTTCGGTGCGGCTCGGGTGCGTCACCAGTTTGGCGGGGTCGCCATCAACGCCGTCAACTGGCATGGCGGGCAGGACACCGGGCTCAACCTGGGCTTCGTCAACCTGACCAACAACGTGCGGGGGCTGAACTGGGGCGCGGTCAACATCGCCCAGGGCAACGCCCTGGCCAACGTCGGCTTCGTCAACTATGCCGAACGCACCACTTTCCAGATTGGCTTCGTCAACGCCACCAGGCATCTCGATGGCTTGCAGATCGGTCTGGCGAACTACGCCGAGAACGGCATCTTCCCCATCTTGCCACTCATCAACTTCAAGAAATCCTTCTAA
- a CDS encoding DUF429 domain-containing protein produces the protein MTTEHMDAIGIGWDVRGWQGNAQAVAVVGWQAREQRLHWFGVSPLFRLSSRVAPDLDALLRPALQDEMSLMQVLACPQLALGIDAPLAFPRAFADLLAGRGGECAVPQREIDNPYAYRDCERWLHRQYGKKPLSATFDRLGNNATLAIAMLPRLADLQLVPRQVPLADRAVLEVYPALAKIGGRASLARDEIAASLPADVLAGTDRYDAALCALMVLQYAARGGVSALPPLVSAPADFPLDEGWVYHFVRD, from the coding sequence ATGACAACTGAGCATATGGATGCCATCGGCATCGGCTGGGATGTGAGAGGCTGGCAGGGCAACGCCCAGGCGGTGGCCGTGGTGGGCTGGCAGGCCCGCGAACAGCGGCTGCACTGGTTTGGCGTTTCCCCCCTGTTTCGACTGAGCTCCCGGGTTGCCCCGGATCTTGACGCATTGCTGCGCCCGGCGTTGCAAGACGAGATGAGCCTGATGCAGGTGCTGGCCTGTCCGCAGCTGGCCCTGGGGATAGATGCGCCGCTCGCCTTCCCACGGGCGTTCGCCGATCTGCTGGCGGGCAGGGGAGGCGAGTGCGCCGTGCCGCAGCGGGAGATAGACAACCCTTACGCCTACCGCGACTGCGAGCGCTGGCTACACCGGCAATATGGCAAGAAGCCGCTCTCGGCCACCTTCGACAGGTTGGGCAACAACGCCACCCTGGCGATCGCCATGCTGCCGCGGCTAGCGGACTTGCAACTGGTGCCAAGGCAGGTGCCACTGGCCGATCGCGCCGTGCTGGAGGTCTATCCGGCGCTGGCCAAGATCGGTGGCAGAGCCTCCCTGGCCAGAGACGAGATAGCGGCCAGTTTGCCGGCGGATGTCTTGGCGGGGACGGATCGCTATGATGCCGCCCTCTGCGCCCTGATGGTGCTGCAGTATGCCGCCAGGGGAGGCGTCTCGGCTCTGCCGCCGCTGGTCTCGGCTCCCGCCGATTTCCCGCTGGACGAAGGCTGGGTCTATCACTTCGTCCGGGACTGA
- a CDS encoding GNAT family N-acetyltransferase has translation MEIIEVDSTRGIKPALITLLQDCVASGASVGFLPPLPEELGLEYWQGIEADLADGVCRLWVAFDQHHLVGALQLALCTKANGGHRAEVEKLMVHSEARGKGVGRALMNAMEQGARDAKRTLLVLDSRVGDVASTLYRQLGYQEAGQIPDFARNGDGSLAATQFFYKQL, from the coding sequence ATGGAGATCATTGAGGTCGATAGCACCAGAGGCATCAAACCGGCGCTGATCACCCTGTTGCAGGACTGCGTGGCCAGTGGCGCATCTGTGGGCTTCCTGCCACCACTGCCAGAAGAGCTGGGGCTGGAATATTGGCAGGGTATCGAAGCGGATCTGGCCGACGGGGTATGCAGGCTCTGGGTGGCCTTCGATCAGCACCACCTGGTCGGGGCGCTGCAACTGGCGCTCTGCACCAAGGCGAACGGCGGTCATAGAGCCGAGGTGGAGAAGCTGATGGTACACAGCGAGGCCCGCGGCAAGGGGGTCGGCCGCGCCCTGATGAACGCCATGGAGCAAGGCGCCCGCGACGCCAAGCGCACCCTGCTGGTGCTGGACTCCCGGGTCGGCGACGTGGCCTCCACCCTCTATCGCCAGCTGGGTTATCAGGAGGCGGGCCAGATCCCGGACTTCGCTCGCAATGGCGACGGCTCCCTGGCGGCGACCCAGTTCTTCTACAAGCAGCTCTAA
- a CDS encoding acetyltransferase, translated as MKIEQAQPGDYQTLIAIWEASVRATHHFLPEEEIVALRPLILEHYFAAVTLTHARDAQGIAGFCGVHDGNIEMLFVDPRARGRGVGSLLVADAISRQGATRVDVNEQNEQALGFYRRMGFVVTGRSPLDGQGKPYPLLHMVLAAG; from the coding sequence ATGAAAATTGAACAAGCGCAACCCGGGGATTATCAGACCCTGATCGCCATCTGGGAGGCGTCGGTGCGCGCCACTCATCACTTCTTGCCGGAGGAAGAGATTGTTGCCCTCAGGCCGCTCATTCTGGAGCACTACTTTGCCGCCGTGACGCTGACCCATGCCCGGGACGCGCAGGGGATCGCCGGCTTTTGCGGGGTGCATGATGGCAACATCGAGATGCTGTTCGTCGACCCCAGGGCGCGAGGGCGCGGGGTCGGCAGCCTGCTGGTGGCCGATGCCATCAGCCGGCAGGGTGCGACCCGGGTGGACGTCAACGAGCAGAACGAGCAGGCGCTCGGCTTCTATCGGCGCATGGGCTTTGTAGTGACGGGGCGCTCGCCGCTGGATGGCCAGGGCAAGCCCTATCCGTTGCTGCACATGGTGCTCGCCGCCGGTTGA
- a CDS encoding glutathione peroxidase, with the protein MSLPSLTLQRLDGSDFPLDALQGQVILVVNVASRCGFTPQYQGLEALHRQFGPTGLVILGFPCDQFGHQEPGDAEEIARFCSVDYQVSFPLMAKCEVNGEQAHPFYRWLKQQKPGLLGSEAIKWNFTKFLIDREGRVVDRAAPQTKPEELTDKIRALLPA; encoded by the coding sequence ATGTCCCTTCCCTCCCTCACTCTGCAACGGCTCGATGGCAGCGACTTTCCCCTGGACGCCCTGCAGGGCCAGGTCATTCTGGTGGTCAACGTGGCCAGTCGCTGCGGTTTCACCCCCCAATACCAGGGGCTGGAGGCGCTCCATCGCCAATTTGGCCCGACCGGGCTGGTGATCCTGGGCTTCCCCTGCGATCAGTTCGGCCATCAGGAGCCCGGCGATGCCGAGGAGATAGCCCGCTTCTGCTCGGTGGATTACCAGGTCAGCTTCCCGCTCATGGCCAAGTGCGAGGTCAACGGCGAGCAGGCCCACCCCTTCTACCGCTGGCTCAAGCAGCAGAAACCGGGTCTGCTCGGGAGCGAGGCCATCAAGTGGAACTTCACCAAGTTCCTGATCGACCGCGAGGGCCGGGTGGTGGACAGAGCCGCTCCCCAGACCAAGCCCGAGGAGCTGACCGACAAGATCCGGGCGCTGCTGCCAGCCTGA
- the cyaB gene encoding class IV adenylate cyclase, translated as MSTHFQGRFEVEFKYRLTDRAAFLTALKALNPEVMVEDNHERDCYFDTPHRLLAEQGKSLVIRTMQPSGIRLWIVKGPGADRCEAVNITDADKAISMLHNLGYQQVLTLTKRRSIYFVGPFHLTLDHLDGLGDFAELAIMTDEEAKLPSYRQQLQGLAAQLALSADQLETRSYRTLCEQQSAF; from the coding sequence ATGAGTACACATTTTCAGGGTCGTTTCGAGGTGGAGTTCAAATACCGCCTGACGGATCGCGCCGCCTTCCTCACCGCCCTCAAAGCCCTCAATCCCGAGGTGATGGTGGAGGATAATCATGAGCGGGACTGCTACTTCGACACGCCGCACCGGCTCCTGGCCGAGCAGGGCAAGAGCCTGGTGATCCGCACCATGCAGCCCTCCGGCATCAGGCTCTGGATCGTCAAGGGACCGGGAGCCGATCGCTGCGAGGCCGTCAACATCACCGATGCCGACAAGGCCATCAGCATGCTGCACAACCTGGGTTATCAGCAGGTGCTGACCCTCACCAAGCGGCGCAGCATCTATTTCGTCGGCCCCTTTCACCTGACCCTGGATCATCTGGACGGGCTCGGCGACTTTGCCGAGCTGGCCATCATGACCGACGAGGAGGCCAAACTGCCTAGCTATCGCCAGCAGTTGCAGGGGCTGGCGGCGCAACTCGCGCTCTCGGCCGACCAGCTGGAGACCCGCTCCTATCGCACCCTGTGCGAGCAGCAGAGCGCATTTTGA
- a CDS encoding tRNA-uridine aminocarboxypropyltransferase encodes MKPIPDHAVNRLRIWRKSISTRPFLARGGSVPRCEACQLRHAWCACEWRPELKAEAGFCLLMYDSEPMKPSNTGRLIADVLPDTTWAFLWKRTEPHPDLLALLADPAWQPYVVFPACEKNPARVTERVALAPGKKPLFILLDGTWPEARKMFNMSPYLDGFPVLSVRPDALSTYGMRVANCDEHLCTAEVAACVLEVAGELAAGQALQLWFNLFSSRYMAGRVSRAPGEDETPLLQALDEINSGVAEPAVETGETSVATLV; translated from the coding sequence ATGAAGCCAATCCCCGATCACGCCGTCAATCGCCTGCGCATCTGGCGCAAGAGCATCTCGACCCGCCCCTTTCTCGCCCGCGGTGGCAGCGTGCCCCGCTGTGAAGCCTGCCAGCTGCGCCATGCCTGGTGTGCCTGCGAATGGCGGCCCGAGCTCAAGGCCGAGGCCGGCTTCTGCCTGCTGATGTACGACAGCGAGCCGATGAAGCCCTCCAACACCGGCCGCCTCATCGCGGACGTCTTGCCTGACACGACCTGGGCCTTCCTCTGGAAGCGCACCGAGCCCCACCCCGACTTGCTGGCCCTGCTGGCGGATCCCGCCTGGCAGCCCTATGTGGTGTTCCCCGCCTGCGAGAAGAACCCGGCGCGGGTGACCGAGCGGGTGGCCCTGGCCCCTGGCAAGAAGCCGCTCTTCATCCTGCTGGATGGCACCTGGCCCGAGGCGCGCAAGATGTTCAACATGAGCCCCTATCTCGATGGTTTCCCCGTGCTGTCGGTGCGGCCGGATGCGCTCTCCACCTATGGCATGCGGGTGGCCAATTGTGACGAGCACCTCTGCACCGCCGAGGTGGCGGCCTGTGTGCTGGAGGTGGCCGGCGAGCTGGCGGCGGGTCAGGCATTGCAGCTCTGGTTCAATCTGTTCAGCAGCCGCTATATGGCTGGCAGAGTGAGCCGGGCCCCCGGCGAGGACGAGACGCCGCTGTTGCAGGCCCTTGACGAGATCAACAGCGGCGTCGCCGAGCCTGCCGTGGAGACGGGCGAGACAAGCGTTGCCACTCTGGTGTAA
- a CDS encoding antibiotic biosynthesis monooxygenase family protein, which produces MILEVAPLQIIPGQSAAFELAFAQAQHIIGAMPGYGGHQLQRSLTDPHRYLLLVNWRRLEDHTRGFRGSPQYQQWKALLHHFYDPFPTVEHFQAVTAGGSAVT; this is translated from the coding sequence ATGATATTGGAAGTCGCCCCACTGCAGATCATCCCGGGTCAGAGCGCCGCCTTCGAGCTGGCCTTCGCCCAGGCCCAGCACATCATCGGCGCCATGCCCGGCTATGGCGGCCACCAGCTGCAGCGTTCATTGACCGATCCCCATCGCTACCTGTTGCTGGTCAACTGGCGGCGGCTCGAGGATCACACCCGGGGTTTTCGGGGCTCTCCCCAGTACCAGCAGTGGAAGGCGCTGCTGCATCACTTCTACGACCCCTTCCCCACCGTCGAGCATTTTCAGGCCGTCACCGCGGGCGGATCGGCGGTTACCTGA
- the pdxY gene encoding pyridoxal kinase PdxY has product MKRILSIQSHVVFGCAGNSAAVFPMRRLGMEVWPINTVQFSNHTQYEAGWQGMAMPVGHIGALCKGLMEIEVLGQCDAVLSGYLGSAEQGDEILAVVAAVKAANPEAIYFCDPVMGHPEKGCIVAPGVTRFLTEQALPVADIMAPNLLELETLCDTHLADLSQTRAAAHRLLARGVKMVLVKHLGRAASQPGRFEMLLATAEGDYLIARPLYEFARQPVGVGDLISALMLANLQAGFDAVAAFERTNAAVDAVLLRTWQADAYELQLIAAQAAFAEPKVEHRAERLA; this is encoded by the coding sequence ATGAAACGCATTCTCTCTATCCAGTCCCACGTGGTTTTTGGTTGTGCCGGTAACAGCGCCGCCGTGTTCCCCATGCGCCGTCTCGGCATGGAGGTGTGGCCCATCAACACTGTGCAGTTCTCCAACCATACCCAGTACGAGGCGGGATGGCAGGGGATGGCGATGCCGGTCGGTCACATCGGCGCCCTCTGCAAGGGGCTGATGGAGATCGAGGTGCTGGGGCAGTGCGATGCGGTGCTGAGCGGCTATCTGGGCTCGGCCGAGCAGGGGGACGAGATCCTGGCGGTGGTCGCGGCCGTCAAGGCGGCCAACCCCGAGGCCATCTATTTCTGCGATCCTGTGATGGGTCACCCGGAGAAGGGCTGCATCGTCGCCCCCGGCGTGACCCGCTTCCTGACCGAACAGGCGCTGCCGGTGGCCGACATCATGGCGCCTAACCTGCTGGAGCTGGAGACCCTGTGCGACACTCACCTGGCCGACTTGAGCCAGACCCGCGCCGCCGCTCATCGGCTGCTGGCCAGGGGCGTCAAGATGGTGCTGGTCAAGCACCTGGGCCGCGCCGCCAGCCAGCCTGGCCGTTTCGAGATGCTGCTGGCCACGGCCGAGGGGGATTATCTGATCGCCCGGCCGCTCTACGAATTTGCCCGCCAACCGGTCGGGGTGGGGGATCTCATCAGCGCCCTGATGCTGGCGAACCTGCAGGCCGGCTTTGATGCCGTGGCGGCCTTCGAGCGCACCAATGCGGCGGTGGATGCGGTGCTGCTACGCACCTGGCAGGCGGATGCCTACGAGTTGCAGCTGATCGCGGCGCAGGCCGCCTTCGCCGAGCCTAAGGTTGAACATCGCGCAGAGCGGCTGGCCTGA
- a CDS encoding YnfA family protein has translation MIELKTMALFLVTAVAEILGCYLPYLWLTQGKSAWLLLPAALSLMLFAWLLSLHPTAAGRVYAAYGGVYIFVAILWLWAVDGIRPTLWDLVGAGVALLGMAIIMFAPRQA, from the coding sequence ATGATTGAACTCAAAACCATGGCCCTGTTTCTGGTGACGGCGGTCGCCGAGATCCTGGGCTGCTATCTGCCCTATCTGTGGCTGACCCAGGGCAAGAGCGCCTGGTTGCTGCTGCCCGCGGCCTTAAGCCTCATGCTGTTTGCCTGGCTGTTGTCGCTGCATCCCACCGCGGCCGGCCGGGTCTATGCCGCCTATGGCGGCGTCTATATCTTCGTGGCCATTCTCTGGCTCTGGGCCGTGGATGGCATCAGGCCCACGCTCTGGGATCTGGTCGGTGCCGGGGTAGCCCTGCTTGGCATGGCCATCATCATGTTTGCGCCCCGTCAGGCCTAG
- a CDS encoding NUDIX hydrolase, whose protein sequence is MIDKLAWLSFKDGQLLCARSHGKAIYYIPGGKREPGESDEAALRREIEEELAIALQPETLRFACEFSAQADSKPEGVLVNLRCYTGEASGTPVASAEIAELRWLDSRHLDQVSPVSRLLFHWLAEQELIR, encoded by the coding sequence ATGATCGATAAACTCGCCTGGCTGAGCTTCAAGGATGGGCAGCTGCTGTGCGCCCGCTCCCACGGCAAGGCCATCTACTACATTCCCGGCGGCAAGCGCGAGCCGGGTGAGAGCGACGAGGCCGCGCTGCGGCGGGAGATTGAGGAGGAGCTGGCCATCGCCCTGCAGCCTGAGACGCTGCGCTTTGCCTGCGAATTCAGCGCCCAGGCCGATAGCAAGCCAGAAGGGGTACTGGTCAACTTGCGCTGCTACACCGGCGAGGCCAGCGGCACCCCCGTGGCCTCGGCGGAGATCGCCGAGCTGCGCTGGCTGGACAGCCGCCATCTGGACCAGGTGTCCCCGGTCTCCCGCCTGCTGTTTCACTGGTTGGCCGAGCAAGAGCTGATCCGTTAA
- a CDS encoding 2OG-Fe(II) oxygenase yields the protein MDYQAVMDAIYTRGWVIVDDFLTAAEVEALRACLPGDWQPAGIGREALHQGNPDIRRDQIHWLESDLGAPVVDYLARMESLRLAANRSLMLGLFDYEAHFARYRSGDFYATHRDAFAGRSNRRLTSVFYLNNGWQPEAGGVLRVYDNDEQFLMDVSPKGGRLVLFLSEEFPHEVLPASQERYSIAGWFRVNGNGVGRVDPPR from the coding sequence TTGGACTATCAAGCCGTCATGGATGCCATTTACACCCGAGGATGGGTGATAGTGGATGATTTTTTAACCGCCGCCGAGGTGGAGGCGCTGCGTGCCTGCCTGCCGGGGGACTGGCAACCGGCAGGGATCGGGCGGGAAGCGCTGCATCAGGGCAACCCCGATATCCGCCGTGATCAGATCCACTGGCTAGAGTCTGATCTCGGTGCGCCCGTGGTGGATTACCTTGCGCGCATGGAGTCCCTGCGCCTCGCCGCCAATCGCAGCCTGATGCTGGGGCTGTTCGACTACGAGGCACACTTCGCCCGTTATCGCAGCGGTGACTTCTACGCGACCCATCGCGACGCCTTCGCCGGTCGCTCCAATCGCCGCCTCACCTCGGTGTTCTACCTCAACAACGGCTGGCAACCGGAGGCGGGCGGGGTGCTGCGCGTCTACGACAACGACGAGCAGTTTCTGATGGACGTCTCGCCCAAGGGGGGGAGACTGGTGCTGTTCCTCTCTGAAGAGTTTCCCCACGAGGTGTTGCCCGCGAGCCAGGAGCGTTACAGCATCGCCGGCTGGTTCAGGGTCAACGGCAACGGCGTCGGGCGGGTCGATCCGCCTCGCTGA
- a CDS encoding DUF5718 family protein, with the protein MQITQLSNFIGLGVAGNFAGHLEQAGEAADFVAVKVTDKVAPKALFPFYVPSHPGQLGVFPLSGDAIFLPEAAVSGDEKVQIEPEVALWCELEYAGEQVVAIHPRAFGAYNDCSIRRPNARKISEKKNWGPESKGLAENLLPLSAFAAGCELDDYRIACYLERDGELHGYGVDSAAVDYSYFHQQLLAWAIDKFNHQQDEGPAEHIQGLLSQAGRPAHALISIGATRYTPFGETHFLRPGDTSCVVVYPASRYGELDIQDAIRRRTFGPDVSALLQAVKTR; encoded by the coding sequence ATGCAGATCACGCAATTGAGCAACTTTATCGGATTGGGGGTGGCGGGCAACTTCGCGGGCCACCTGGAGCAGGCGGGTGAGGCGGCCGATTTTGTCGCCGTCAAGGTCACGGACAAGGTCGCCCCCAAGGCGCTGTTCCCCTTCTATGTGCCGTCCCATCCGGGCCAGCTCGGTGTCTTCCCGCTCAGCGGTGATGCCATCTTCCTGCCCGAGGCGGCGGTGAGCGGCGATGAGAAGGTGCAGATCGAGCCTGAGGTGGCGCTCTGGTGCGAGCTTGAGTACGCGGGGGAGCAGGTGGTGGCCATCCATCCCCGCGCCTTCGGCGCCTACAACGACTGCTCCATCCGTCGCCCCAACGCCAGGAAGATCAGCGAGAAGAAGAACTGGGGCCCCGAGAGCAAGGGCTTGGCCGAGAACCTGTTGCCACTCAGTGCGTTTGCCGCCGGTTGCGAGCTCGATGACTATCGCATCGCCTGCTATCTGGAGCGCGATGGTGAGCTGCATGGCTACGGGGTCGACAGCGCGGCGGTGGATTACAGCTATTTCCATCAGCAGCTGCTGGCCTGGGCCATCGACAAGTTCAACCATCAGCAGGACGAGGGCCCGGCCGAGCATATCCAGGGGCTGCTGTCCCAGGCGGGCCGCCCGGCCCATGCGCTGATCAGCATAGGCGCCACCCGCTACACCCCCTTCGGCGAGACTCACTTCCTCAGGCCCGGCGACACCTCCTGCGTGGTGGTCTACCCGGCCAGCCGCTACGGCGAGCTCGACATCCAGGACGCCATTCGTCGTCGCACCTTCGGCCCGGACGTCTCGGCCCTGCTGCAGGCGGTCAAGACCCGCTGA
- a CDS encoding VOC family protein, translated as MAEQDMAREHALAEGKTFTWHELYVPDGEAGVRFYTEVLGWQTELMEMEGGNYPMLVANGRPVAGVQATRDNPQMAGVPPHWATYIAVEDVDARLAKVTAHGGSVVVPAMDIPTVGRMALIADPQGAHIWLFTSAPM; from the coding sequence ATGGCAGAACAAGACATGGCCAGGGAGCACGCCCTGGCCGAAGGCAAGACCTTCACCTGGCACGAGCTCTATGTGCCAGATGGTGAGGCCGGGGTCCGCTTCTACACCGAGGTGCTCGGCTGGCAGACTGAGCTCATGGAGATGGAGGGCGGCAACTACCCCATGCTGGTCGCCAATGGCCGACCGGTGGCCGGGGTGCAGGCCACCCGCGACAATCCGCAGATGGCCGGCGTGCCGCCCCACTGGGCGACCTACATAGCGGTGGAAGACGTCGATGCCAGGCTGGCCAAGGTGACGGCCCATGGCGGCAGCGTGGTGGTGCCCGCCATGGACATCCCCACCGTCGGGCGCATGGCCCTGATCGCCGATCCCCAGGGCGCCCACATCTGGCTGTTCACCTCGGCACCTATGTGA